The following is a genomic window from bacterium.
GAGGCGCAGATCGACCGCTACTTCAACCTGGGCGCGACCACCGTGGATCAGAATCGCCGCCGCGAGTACTACTACCAGTACCAGGTGATCGTGGCCGAACAGGTGCCGGTCGTGTACACGGCGATTCCGAACGCCTACGTCGCCGTCCGGAACAAGTTCGGCAACATCCACTTCACCGCGTTCGGCGGTCCGTTCTGGAACTTCCCGGTGGTCTTCATCAAGCCGTAGCGCGGACGGCCCGGCCGGGTGCCGGCCGGGCGTGGAGACGACACTCGTGCCGATAACCCGGGCTGCAGGCTGATGGTTCGCTACATTCTGCGCCGCCTGCTGCTGCTCGGCCCGCTGCTGTTCGGCATTACGCTGGTGAGCTGGGCCGCCATTCAGCTCGTGCCGGGATCCGGCAATTACTTTCAGGCGCTCGTGCTGCAGTACCCGCAGATCAGCCCGCAGACGATCGCGGCGCTCAAAGCGCAGTTCGGGATGGACCAGCCGCCCTGGATCCAGTACTTCCGGTGGCTGTGGAGCATCCTGCACCTCGACTTCGGCCTGTCCTTCGCCTACAACGTCCCGGTCACGTGGCTGATCGGCAGCCGCGCGCTGAACACCCTGCTGCTGTCGCTGAGCTCGCTGGTCGTGGCCTGGTCGGTGGCGCTGCCGCTCGGAATCTATTCCGCCGTGCACCAGTACTCCGCGATGGACGGCGTCCTCAACACCGCAGCGTTCGTGGCGATCTCCATTCCCTCGTTCTTCAGCGCTCTGCTGCTGCTCTACGCGGCCTACTGGAGCCACCTGCTGCCGCTGCAGGGCCTGACGAGCGTCGACTTCGACACATACCCGTGGTGGGGCAAGGCCCTCGACGTCGCGCGGCACCTCGTCCTGCCGACGATCGCGCTCGGGCTCTTCTCGGTCGGGGGCCTGATGCGGTACATGCGCAACAACCTGCTCGAGGTGCTGCGGTCGGACTACGTCAAGACCGCGCGGGCGAAGGGGCTCGCCGAGCGGCGGGTGATCTACCGGCACGCCGTGCGCAACGCCATCAATCCGCTCATCACGTTCTTCGGCTTCGAGCTCGGCGGACTGCTCAGCGGCGCCGCCTTCGTCGAAAACATCATGGGGTATCCGGGGCTCGGCCGGCTGATCCTCGAGGCGCTGCTCAAGAAGGACGTCTTCGTGGTGATGGCGAGCTTGCTGTTCGGCAGCGTGATGCTGATCCTCGGCAACCTGACGGCCGACATCATGTTGGCCTACGTCGACCCGCGCATCCGCTATGACTAGCACGGCGCACGAGGTCGCCGCCTCACGGGTCGCCGCGCAGCGGCGGGCCGAGGCCGCGCGGGCCCGCAGCCCGTGGCAGCTCGCCTGGCGGCAGCTCCGGCGGTACCGCCTCGCCGTGGCGGGCGGCGCCACGCTGATCGTGCTCTACACCGCGATGATCCTGGCCGAGGTGCTCGCGCCGTACGGACTGGACCAGAGCGATCGCACGCTGTTCTACGCGCCGCCGACGGGGATCCACTGGATCGACGCGCGCGGGCGCATCCACCTGCGCCCGTTCGTCTACGCGTACCGCGTCGTGGACGTCTCGATCCCGCAGTACGCCCCGGACACGTCGCGCACGTACGACGTGCGGTTCCTCGTCCACGGCTCGCCGTATCGCTGGCTCGGGCTCGTGCCCGGCGACCTTCATTTCATCGGCGTCGATCCGCCGGCGCGCCTGTTCCTGCTCGGGACGGACCAGTTCGGGCGCGACATGCTGTCCCGGCTGCTCTACGGCAGCCGCGTGTCGCTCATGCTGGGCATCCTCGTCGTCGTGATCAGCTTCCCGATCGGCATGGTGCTGGGCGGCATCGCAGGGTACTACGGCGGCCTCGTCGACAACGCGATGATGCGGGCCGTCGAGGTGCTCGCGTCGTTTCCGCAATTCTATTTGATCCTCGCGCTGACGTCGGTGCTGCCGCCGACGCTCACCAGTCCGCAGCGCATCGTGCTGCTCTCGGGCGTGTTCAGCCTGACCGGCTGGGGCGGGCTCGCCCGGGTGATCCGCGGAATCGTCCTCGGGCTGCGCGAGCTCGAGTTCGTGCTGGCCGCGCGGGCGGCCGGCCTCAAGGACTTCCGCGTGATCGTGCGGCATGTGCTGCCGAGCACGTCCTCGTACATCATCGTGGCAGCGACCCTGACCATTCCGGGCGTCATCCTCGGCGAGAGCGGGCTGTCGTACCTCGGGATCGGCGTCCAGGAGCCGAGCACCAGCTGGGGTCTGCAGCTCGCGCAGGCGCAGAGCATCGAAGTGTTCACGCAGTTCCCGTGGCTGCTCGTGCCCGGCGCGGCGATCGTGCTGGCGATTCTCGCCTTCAACTTCCTGGGCGACGGCATCCGCGACGCGCTGGACCCCCGCCAGCGCTCGACGTAGAATGGGGGGCATGACGCCAACCACTCCCCCGCAGGCACGGCAGGGCGGGCCGGGCGCCCGGGCGGCGCGGCGCCCCGCGGCGCGGGACGCCGGCCGCCGGCCCGGCCGAGGTCCGCACCGCCCCCGGCGGCCATCCCCCCTCCTCCGGACGATCTGGATCGGGATTGCGGCGGCCGCGCTGATCGTCGGCGGGGTGTTCTTGTATGGAAGGATCGCCCAGGTGCAGCGGGGGGCCGTCCTGCCCGATATTCCGCAGGGGGTGCAGCGGGACCCGGCCACCCGGGTCCGCGGCGCCGTGATCAGCATCTCCGGCGACGCGAGCCATCCGGTCGCCACGTACGATCCGGCCTCGGGCACGGTCACGGTGCGCTTCCAGTCCCGGTACTACGATCCCGCGCACACCTCGGCGCTCAACCGCCAGTACCTCGCCACGGAGGGCCGGCTGATCGTTCAGCTGGCCCTCTATAACGACTCGTCCGCCGCGCAGGTGGTCGCCGAGCTGTACCACGGGCGGCAGCGCCTCGCGAGCGTGACGGGATCGCCGGGCCAGGACTACGCCGCCTATACCGTCCAGTACGCGCCGGGCCTGCCCAAGTAAACCGGCCGGCCGAAGGGAACCGCGCCGCCGGTGGATGAGTAAAGGAATTAGGTACACGTTGTGGAATCCCGAGACCACCGCGCCGGTGTACCAGCCGGCGCCAGCGACGCCGCCGGCCGAACCAGGCTATGTCGTAGTCGGCGCTCCGCGCGGGCGCGCATGTGCGTGAGCCCGCGGGGCGGTTGACCGGCGCAAACGGCGGCAAGTCCAGGGGGGCGACGCGTGGCTGACGCACTGCTGTCGGTGCGCAACCTGAAGACCTACTTCTATACCGACGAGGGCGTCGTGCGCGCGGTCGACGGCCTCTCGTACGACCTCCAGCGGGGCGAAGTGCTGGGGGTCGTAGGCGAGTCGGGATGCGGGAAGAGCGTGCACGCGCTCTCGCTCATGCGGCTCATCCCGATGCCGCCCGGCAAGATCGTCGACGGCGAGATCCGGTTCGAGGGCCGCGACCTCCTCAAGCTCTCCGACGAGGAGATGCGGAAGATCCGCGGCAACCGTATGGCGATGATCTTCCAGGAACCGATGACCTCCCTCAATCCCGTCCTCACGATCGGCGAGCAGATCGCCGAGGCCATCATCCTCCACCAGCGGCTCGACAAGCGAGCGGCCTGGGACCGCGCCGCCGAAATGCTGGACCGCGTCAAGATCCCGCTGGCCAAGCAGCGGGTCAAGGACTACCCGCATCAGTTCTCGGGCGGCATGCGGCAGCGCGTGATGATCGCGATGGCGCTGTCCTGCAACCCGTCGATCCTCATCGCCGACGAGCCGACCACGGCGCTCGACGTCACGATCCAGGCGCAGATCCTCGACCTGATGCGGGGACTGCAGCGCGAGTTCGGGATGTCCATCATCTTCATTACCCACAACCTCGGCGTCGTCGCCGAGATGTGCGACAACGTCGTCGTGATGTACGCCGGCCGGCCGATCGAGCACACCGACGTGCGCAGCACCTTCCGCGAGCCCAAGCACCCGTACACCTGGGGCCTGCTGCACTCCGTGCCGAAGCTCTACCTTCGGCAGGAGCGGCTGATTCCGATCGAGGGCCAGCCGCCGAGCCTCATCGATCTCCCGCCGGGCTGTGCGTTCGCGCCGCGGTGCCCGTTCGTGATGGACGTGTGCGTCCAGGCCGACCCGCCGGACTACAACGTCGGTCCCGGTCACACCGCAAAGTGCTACCTTTATTCGGATAAGGCCACGGAGAAGGACCGGCAGGCGGCGGAGAAGGCCGGCCTGGCCGCATCGACACGCAGCGGAACGGTCTAGGAGGAACCATGGCGACGAGCGGGGCGAAGACCGGCGAGATTCTCCTCGAGGTAAAGAACCTCGTCAAGCACTATCCCGTCACCAAGGGCTTCATCTTCCAGCGGCAGGTCGGCGCGGTCAAGGCCGTCGACGGTCTGGACTTCTTCATCCGCAGAGGCGAGACGCTCGGGCTCGTCGGCGAGTCCGGCTGCGGCAAGACGACGACCGGCCGCGTAATCCTCCGGCTGCAGGAGCCGACCTCGGGCGAAGCGCTGTTCGAGGGCCGGGACATCTTCAAGCTGCACAAGGAAGAGCTGCGGCGGATGCGCCGCGACATGCAGATCATCTTCCAGGACCCGTACTCGTCGCTCAACCCTCGCATGACCGTCGGGGACATCATCGGCGAGCCGCTCGAGATCCACAACCTCGCCCGCGGCCGCGACAAGATCCGCCGCGTCCAGGAGCTGCTCGAGGTCGTCGGCCTGTCCCCCTATCACGCGAACCGCTACCCGCACGAGTTCAGCGGCGGCCAGCGCCAGCGCATCGGCATCGCGCGCGCCCTCGCCGTCAACCCCAAGCTCATCATCGCGGACGAGCCGGTCTCGGCGCTCGACGTCAGCATCCAGGCGCAGGTGCTCAACCTCCTGGAGTCGCTGCAGAGGGAGTTCGGGCTCACGTACCTGTTCATCGGGCACGACCTCTCGGTCGTCAAGCATATCAGCGACCGCATCGCGGTCATGTACCTCGGCAAGATCGTGGAGATGGCCCCGGCGGACGAATTGTTCGCGAACCCGCAGCACCCGTACACCGAGGCGCTGTTGTCGGCGGTGCCCATTCCCAATCCGGAGATGCGCCGCGAGCGGATCATCCTGCCCGGGGACGTGCCGAGCCCGATCAACCCGCCGGCCGGCTGCCGGTTCCACACCCGGTGCCTGTACGCGCAGCCGAGCTGCCGGGTCGATCCGCCGGCGTTCGAGGACATCGGCGGCGGGCGCGATCACTTCGTGGCCTGTCCGCCCCGGCCGTTCAAGAGCCAGCGCAGCAAAGTGGCCGTGGTCGCCACGCCGGGTCCGGCCGTGAGTCCGGTGGCGACGGGCCAGACACAGCAGGCCAACCCATAGCGCCGGTCCGCCGCGCGCACGGCCGCCGCCGTAAAGCCTGCGCGGAAGAACGGCAAGGCAGATCGATCGTGGCTCGGAAATCCGAAGGAGGCGGTGCGGCAGTGAAGGTCCGCGGAATCGCGCTCGTACTCGCGCTGATGGTCGGCGTGCTTGCGCTCGGGACGGGCGCCCGGGGGGCGGGAGCGCCGGTCAAGAACCCCGATACGTTCGTCAAGCTGACGGCAGGCGACCCGGAGAGCCTTGATCCGGCCTACCAGTACGATACGACGAGCTACGAGATTGTATATCCCAATACCTACGAGACCTTGATTGAGTACGACGGCAGCGTGCTCTCGCGGTATCAGCCGATCCTGGCAACCACGGTCCCGAGCCTCGCGAACGGCCTGATCAGCAAAGACGGCCTCACGTATACCTTCCCGATCCGCAAGGGCGTCAAGTTCCACGACGGTTCCACGATGACGCCCGAGGACGTGCGGTACTCCATGCTGCGATTCATGCTGCAGGACCGTGACGGCGGGCCCTCGTGGCTGCTGCTGACGCCGCTGCTCGGGCGGGACAGCACGCGCGACAAGGACAAGATCGCGGTCAACTTCGCGGACGCCGCGAAGACGGTCACGGTGCAGGGCGACAACGTCGTGTTCCACCTGGCCCATCCCTACGGCGCATTCCTCAGCATCGTCGCGGCGTGGTCCTTCGTGATGCCCAAGGCCTGGGCCGCGGCCCACGGCGACTGGGACGGCCAGGCCGGGACGTGGCAGAAGTTCAACAACCCGAAATTGCAGGACCGCTACGCCTTCGATCACATCGACGGGACCGGCCCGTTCAAGCTCCAGCAGTGGGACCGGCAGGCCAAACAGGTCATTCTTGTCCGCCACGACCAGTACTGGCGCAAGCCGGCTCGCCTGGCGCGGGTCGTCATCAAGACCGTCAACGAGTTCACGACCCGGCGCCTGCAGCTCCAGCAGGGCGACGCGGATTTGATCCAGGTGGACCGGCCCGATCAAAGCAAGGTCGAGGGGATGGCCGGCGTCACGATCCGCGACGGCTTCCCGCAGCTGGTGGTCCAGGTGCTGCACTTCAACTTCAAGATCGACGCGACAGGCAACCCGGACGTCGGCAGCGGCAAGCTGGACGGCAACGGCATCCCGCCGGATTTCTTCACCGACGTCCACGTCCGCCGCGGGTTCGCCTACGCCTTCGACTACGCGGCCTTCATCCGCGACGGTTACAAGGGCAAGGCGGAGCAGCCGAACGGCCCGATCATCAACGGGCTGCTCGGCTATGATCCGACCGCGCCGAAGTACACGCACGATCCCGCCAAAGCGACCGCGGAATTCAAGGAAGCCTGGGGCGGGAAGCTGTGGGACACCGGGTTCAAGTTTACGACCACCTACAACACCGGGAACGTCGTCCGGCAGGTCGGCGCGCAGATCCTGAAGGATTCGATCGAGTCGCTGAACCCCAAGTTTAAGGTCGACATCCGGAACCTGCAGTGGTCGTCCTTCCTCCAGAACACCAACGCGCACAAGGGCACGTTCTACGCCCTCGGCTGGGCGGTGGACTATCCCGATCCGGACGACTTCGCGCAGCCGTTCCTCGGGAGCAACGGCGACTACCCGAAACGCAACTCCTACAGCAACCCGCAGGCCGACGCGCTGATCAAGCAGGCCGCCGAGACGACGGACCCCGCGAAGCGCACGGCGATGTACCGGCAGTTGACGAAGATCGCGTACAACGACGTGCCGGGGTTGTACGTGGCGCAGCCGGTGGGATTTTTCGTGATGCGGTCGTGGGTACGCGGCTGGTACTACAACGCGGTGCTCGGCGGAGTCGACTATTATCCGATCTCGAAAGAGTAGCCGCGCAAGAGGGGAGTTTCCGGGGCCGGCCCGCCGCAGGCGGGCCGGCCCTGTGATGACGTGACCGCGTTCGTCGCCCGCCGGCTGCTGCTGCTCCCGCTCGTCGCCCTCGGGGTGTCCGCGCTGATCTTTTTGCTGCTGCAGTTCCTGACGCCGGCGATGCGCGCGAGTCTATACATCCACGACCCCAAGCAGCTCAACGCGCTGCCCGACCTCATCCGGAAGTACCACCTCGACCAGCCGGTATACGTGCAGTACTGGGATTGGCTGGTTCAGGTTGCGCACGGCGATCTCGGCTGGAGCGAGACCGCCCGCGAGCCGGTCGCCGCGGCGATCCGCGGCTACTTCCCGGCCACGCTGGAACTGGC
Proteins encoded in this region:
- a CDS encoding ABC transporter permease — its product is MVRYILRRLLLLGPLLFGITLVSWAAIQLVPGSGNYFQALVLQYPQISPQTIAALKAQFGMDQPPWIQYFRWLWSILHLDFGLSFAYNVPVTWLIGSRALNTLLLSLSSLVVAWSVALPLGIYSAVHQYSAMDGVLNTAAFVAISIPSFFSALLLLYAAYWSHLLPLQGLTSVDFDTYPWWGKALDVARHLVLPTIALGLFSVGGLMRYMRNNLLEVLRSDYVKTARAKGLAERRVIYRHAVRNAINPLITFFGFELGGLLSGAAFVENIMGYPGLGRLILEALLKKDVFVVMASLLFGSVMLILGNLTADIMLAYVDPRIRYD
- a CDS encoding ABC transporter permease — protein: MTSTAHEVAASRVAAQRRAEAARARSPWQLAWRQLRRYRLAVAGGATLIVLYTAMILAEVLAPYGLDQSDRTLFYAPPTGIHWIDARGRIHLRPFVYAYRVVDVSIPQYAPDTSRTYDVRFLVHGSPYRWLGLVPGDLHFIGVDPPARLFLLGTDQFGRDMLSRLLYGSRVSLMLGILVVVISFPIGMVLGGIAGYYGGLVDNAMMRAVEVLASFPQFYLILALTSVLPPTLTSPQRIVLLSGVFSLTGWGGLARVIRGIVLGLRELEFVLAARAAGLKDFRVIVRHVLPSTSSYIIVAATLTIPGVILGESGLSYLGIGVQEPSTSWGLQLAQAQSIEVFTQFPWLLVPGAAIVLAILAFNFLGDGIRDALDPRQRST
- a CDS encoding ABC transporter ATP-binding protein is translated as MADALLSVRNLKTYFYTDEGVVRAVDGLSYDLQRGEVLGVVGESGCGKSVHALSLMRLIPMPPGKIVDGEIRFEGRDLLKLSDEEMRKIRGNRMAMIFQEPMTSLNPVLTIGEQIAEAIILHQRLDKRAAWDRAAEMLDRVKIPLAKQRVKDYPHQFSGGMRQRVMIAMALSCNPSILIADEPTTALDVTIQAQILDLMRGLQREFGMSIIFITHNLGVVAEMCDNVVVMYAGRPIEHTDVRSTFREPKHPYTWGLLHSVPKLYLRQERLIPIEGQPPSLIDLPPGCAFAPRCPFVMDVCVQADPPDYNVGPGHTAKCYLYSDKATEKDRQAAEKAGLAASTRSGTV
- a CDS encoding dipeptide ABC transporter ATP-binding protein; amino-acid sequence: MATSGAKTGEILLEVKNLVKHYPVTKGFIFQRQVGAVKAVDGLDFFIRRGETLGLVGESGCGKTTTGRVILRLQEPTSGEALFEGRDIFKLHKEELRRMRRDMQIIFQDPYSSLNPRMTVGDIIGEPLEIHNLARGRDKIRRVQELLEVVGLSPYHANRYPHEFSGGQRQRIGIARALAVNPKLIIADEPVSALDVSIQAQVLNLLESLQREFGLTYLFIGHDLSVVKHISDRIAVMYLGKIVEMAPADELFANPQHPYTEALLSAVPIPNPEMRRERIILPGDVPSPINPPAGCRFHTRCLYAQPSCRVDPPAFEDIGGGRDHFVACPPRPFKSQRSKVAVVATPGPAVSPVATGQTQQANP
- a CDS encoding ABC transporter substrate-binding protein translates to MKVRGIALVLALMVGVLALGTGARGAGAPVKNPDTFVKLTAGDPESLDPAYQYDTTSYEIVYPNTYETLIEYDGSVLSRYQPILATTVPSLANGLISKDGLTYTFPIRKGVKFHDGSTMTPEDVRYSMLRFMLQDRDGGPSWLLLTPLLGRDSTRDKDKIAVNFADAAKTVTVQGDNVVFHLAHPYGAFLSIVAAWSFVMPKAWAAAHGDWDGQAGTWQKFNNPKLQDRYAFDHIDGTGPFKLQQWDRQAKQVILVRHDQYWRKPARLARVVIKTVNEFTTRRLQLQQGDADLIQVDRPDQSKVEGMAGVTIRDGFPQLVVQVLHFNFKIDATGNPDVGSGKLDGNGIPPDFFTDVHVRRGFAYAFDYAAFIRDGYKGKAEQPNGPIINGLLGYDPTAPKYTHDPAKATAEFKEAWGGKLWDTGFKFTTTYNTGNVVRQVGAQILKDSIESLNPKFKVDIRNLQWSSFLQNTNAHKGTFYALGWAVDYPDPDDFAQPFLGSNGDYPKRNSYSNPQADALIKQAAETTDPAKRTAMYRQLTKIAYNDVPGLYVAQPVGFFVMRSWVRGWYYNAVLGGVDYYPISKE